One part of the Arabidopsis thaliana chromosome 1 sequence genome encodes these proteins:
- the ARK2 gene encoding armadillo repeat kinesin 2: MAYGQTGTGKTFTLGRLGDEDTAARGIMVRSMEDIIGGTSLDTDSISVSYLQLYMETIQDLLDPTNDNIAIVEDPRTGDVSLPGATHVEIRNQQNFLELLQLGETHRVAANTKLNTESSRSHAILMVHVKRSVVENEFPVSNEMESSSHFVRPSKPLVRRSKLVLVDLAGSERVHKSGSEGHMLEEAKSINLSLSALGKCINAIAENSPHVPLRDSKLTRLLRDSFGGTARTSLIVTIGPSPRHRGETTSTILFGQRAMKVENMLKIKEEFDYKSLSKKLEVQLDKVIAENERQLKAFDDDVERINRQAQNRISEVEKNFAEALEKEKLKCQMEYMESVKKLEEKLISNQRNHENGKRNGEVNGVVTASEFTRLKESLENEMKLRKSAEEEVSKVKSQSTLKTRSGEGEDAGITRLQKLLEDEALQKKKLEEEVTILRSQLVQLTFEADQMRRCLDRGAPGNSYSGTDSLPSRHSQARESVNGQKAPFATLCEQVGLQKILQLLESDDANIRIHAVKVVANLAAEEANQEKIVEAGGLTSLLMLLRSYEDETVRRVAAGAIANLAMNEVSQQLIVDQGGISLLSLTAADAEDPQTLRMVAGAIANLCGNDKLQARLWSDGGIKALLGMVRCGHPDVLAQVARGIANFAKCESRATTQGVKSGRSLLIEDGALPWIVQHANDEAAPIRRHIELALCHLAQHEVNAKEMISGGALWELVRISKECSREDIRSLAHRTLSSSPVFRSEIRRLGIQF, translated from the exons ATGGCTTATGGTCAGACTGGTACTGGCAAGACTTTTACCCTTGGAAGATTAGGAGATGAAGATACTGCTGCTCGTGGTATCATGGTTCGATCAATGGAAGATATCATTGGAGGCACTTCTCTAGACACTGATTCTATCTCTGTCTCATATTTGCAG CTTTATATGGAGACCATCCAAGATCTCTTAGATCCAACTAATGACAATATCGCTATTGTCGAAGACCCCAGAACTGGAGATGTCTCCTTGCCTGGGGCCACGCATGTAGAGATCAGGAACCAGCAAAATTTTCTTGAGCTCCTTCAGCTTGGGGAAACACATAGAGTTGCAGCcaatacaaaattgaatacTGAATCTTCTCGAAGTCATGCAATTCTCATG GTACATGTCAAGAGGTCGGTGGTGGAGAACGAGTTTCCAGTCTCAAATGAAATGGAGAGCTCATCCCACTTTGTCAGACCATCCAAGCCATTGGTTAGGAGAAGCAAGCTAGTTCTAGTAGATCTTGCTGGTTCTGAACGTGTTCACAAGTCGG GCAGCGAAGGACACATGCTGGAGGAAGCTAAATCCATTAATCTCTCACTTAGTGCTTTAGGGAAATGCATAAATGCAATAGCTGAGAATAGCCCTCATGTTCCACTTCGTGATTCAAAACTTACTCGCTTGTTGAGAGATTCATTTGGTG GCACAGCAAGAACATCCCTAATTGTGACCATTGGTCCCTCTCCGCGTCATAGAGGAGAGACAACCagtactatattatttggtcaAAGG GCCATGAAGGTAGAGAATATGTTAAAGATAAAGGAAGAATTTGATTACAAGAGTTTATCCAAGAAACTTGAGGTCCAACTGGATAAGGTGATTGCTGAAAACGAAAGGCAGCTCAAAgcatttgatgatgatgtggagAGAATAAATCGACAAGCACAAAATCGTATATCAGAAGTTGAAAAGAACTTTGCAGAGGCCTTAGAG AAGGAGAAACTAAAGTGTCAAATGGAATATATGGAGTCAGTTAAAAAGCTTGAAGAAAAGCTGATATCGAACCAACGGAACCATGAGAATGGTAAACGTAATGGAGAG GTCAATGGAGTTGTTACAGCTAGTGAATTCACTAGGCTCAAAGAATCACTTGAGAATGAAATGAAGTTAAGGAAGTCAGCTGAAGAGGAAGTCAGCAAAGTAAAAAGCCAGTCAACACTGAAGACAAGATCAGGG GAAGGCGAAGATGCTGGAATAACAAGACTACAAAAACTGCTGGAGGATGAGGCTcttcagaaaaagaaacttgaagaagaggtCACCATATTACGAAGTCAACTTGTGCAGCTTACTTTTGAAGCTGATCAG ATGAGAAGATGCTTGGACAGAGGTGCCCCAGGGAATTCGTACTCTGGCACAGACTCATTACCATCACGACATTCCCAAGCAAGAGAATCTGTGAACGGACAGAAGGCACCGTTTGCTACACTATGTGAGCAAG TGGGACTTCAAAAGATCTTGCAATTGCTTGAGTCAGATGATGCAAACATCAGAATTCATGCTGTGAAAGTTGTGGCCAATCTTGCAGCTGAAG AggcaaatcaagaaaagatcGTTGAAGCTGGAGGCCTGACATCGTTGCTAATGCTTCTCAGAAGCTACGAAGATGAAACTGTGCGAAGAGTTGCCGCTGGTGCGATCGCCAATCTCGCAATGAACG AAGTGAGTCAACAACTGATAGTGGACCAAGGTGGAATCAGCTTGCTATCTCTAACAGCTGCAGATGCAGAAGATCCACAGACTTTACGCATGGTTGCTGGGGCTATTGCTAATCTCTGTGGCAACG ACAAACTGCAAGCAAGACTATGGTCGGATGGTGGAATAAAAGCGTTGTTAGGAATGGTTAGATGCGGACATCCAGATGTTCTTGCTCAGGTGGCTCGCGGAATTGCAAACTTTGCCAAGTGCGAGTCCCGAGCAACCACTCAAG GTGTGAAGAGTGGAAGATCACTACTAATAGAAGACGGAGCTCTTCCGTGGATTGTACAACATGCGAACGATGAAGCTGCGCCAATCAGGCGACACATAGAGCTGGCTTTATGCCATTTGGCCCAGCATG AGGTGAATGCAAAGGAGATGATAAGCGGAGGAGCATTGTGGGAGTTGGTGAGAATATCAAAGGAATGTTCAAGAGAAGACATTCGAAGTTTGGCTCATCGTACTCTCTCTTCAAGTCCCGTCTTCCGTTCTGAGATCCGTCGCCTCGGCATCCAGTTTTGa